CAAACTGTGGCTGATATTGTAAAAGATATGGCTCTAAGCTCGCAGATTTAAGCAGGGAGATAAAATGGAAAAGTGCATAAGTCAGAGATGAGCCCATCTGAGACCCGTCACAGGCTCCAGTGGCAGGAAAATATCATGAATTGCTGGGCATTGCTGGACTTGGCAGTATTCGAGGGGCAATAATGACCTGAGTCGGttctgttgatgtgggatttccatctgtatgctgtgaatatgttttattaccattggttaataaagaagctgttttggcctatgaccaggcagaatatagcaaggcaggacatccaagcagagatagaggaagaaagaaggcggagtcaggcagatgccatgtagccacccaagaagcaagaggtaacaaaccagagccttgtggtaaaatataaaataatagaaatgggtgaatttaatatgtaagacttAGTTAATAAAAACCTTGAgctaagggctggggagatggctcagtggttaagagcattgtgtgctcttccagaggacccgagttcgattcccagcaaccacatgatggttcacaaccatctgtaatgagggctggtgtcctcttctggcctacagacatatatatgcaaacagaatagtgtgtccataataaataaataaatattttaaaaaaaaacccttgagcTAATAGAGCAAAGAttatgcaattaatattaagcatcAGAATGGTTATTGCATTAGTGGATGCAGCAGCCAGTGAGTGGACCCACTGGGTGGAGAGAAATTGGTCCAGGGGGACCAGCAGAATGGAGAGTAATTGTATTTACACTCTGTAGCATGTTTCAAAACATGGTCTTGCAGAAGAAGAAAGTACTGGTAAATGTGGATATGACAGTGaatctggcttcttttttttttttttttttttttttgtttttcgagacagggtttctctgtggctttggagcctgtcctggaaatagctctgtagaccaggctggtctcgaactcacagagatccacctgcctctgcctcccgagtgctgggattaaaggcgtgtgccaccaccgccctgctgaaTCTGGCTTCTGAGTTGGACAGAAAACAAGTATGCATTCTCAACGTGTTTGCAGGACGGCAAGAGTCAGCTGACAACCAGTGTCTTAACAAAATGGCATCTGTGAACAAGAGCATCGATGTGAAAAAAACCAGAGTGAGCAAAAAGCTCCTAGAAGAGATCAACGAGAAGCGTGAGTCCTACTGTCTGGTGGAGAGGAGCAATCAAGTCAGCTTACTGCGAGTCCAGAAGCGACACTTCAGCCAGGCCTACCAGTCCTTAGCGAGTGCGCACGTCAAAGAGTCTGTTCCTGAAAGCAGCAGGAGCTCCTGGGTCAAAGGGCCTCTCTTCGTTCACAAGGAGAGAAAGCACTTCACTCCCAAAAGTAAGATAGTCTGGTGGGACTCCGCCCAAGGCAGAACTTCTGCTTAAAAGAGGTTCCAGGGATTGCCCTGGGAGTCTCTGAAGGTGATGGGTCTGAAGGCAAAACAGATTATCAGGTGTAAGACCCACCACAGACCAGAGAGTCACTTGTGTCTGTAGGACCCCAGACCCCACCACGGCCAGTTCGCTCTGTGGTTTGGTGTTTGGGCCTTGCAGTCTGCATTCCTAGCAGACCCACGGGGCTCTTAACTACGGATGGCTGGCGTAACAGCCACATTTTGAGAAAAGTTGCAGTCCCTTCAGAGACCTCCTGTGCCACCAATTTCTGTTGTCTACAGAATTTTACGttcaaaattgaagtaaaatGGAGTTTTATAAACAAACGTGACATACAATGCCATAAGAAGCGGTCATAAACCTATGGAGGGAAGCTGGGTGGGGGACTATTTTAGTATTGTTACAAATGGGGATTGTGATTCTGTTGTGTAGTCAGGGCAGGCAACTGGCaatgttttttcatttatttggagaaagtgtgcatacatatatattcaatatagccAATACATTATTAATTTGGTTCACAAAGAATGGTCCCCATTAGCCATTTGTGGCCATGACTTTGCATTTTACCAGTGTCCTTAGGGAGTAGTACAGGGTGGTGGGACAGTGTGACACGGAAAGCCCAAACACTGTGCTGTGATTCGAGGCTAATGTCTTAACaagtgtttcttttctaaaaacaaacaaaactcaatcATCTTTACAAAAGAATGCCTTGGCATTCCTAATGATAAAAGTACAGTTCTTCATTCTGCTGGAATTGCCCAGAACAACAGTGT
The sequence above is a segment of the Microtus ochrogaster isolate Prairie Vole_2 chromosome 6, MicOch1.0, whole genome shotgun sequence genome. Coding sequences within it:
- the Spata45 gene encoding spermatogenesis-associated protein 45 — encoded protein: MASVNKSIDVKKTRVSKKLLEEINEKRESYCLVERSNQVSLLRVQKRHFSQAYQSLASAHVKESVPESSRSSWVKGPLFVHKERKHFTPKNNAIFG